A DNA window from Dehalococcoidia bacterium contains the following coding sequences:
- a CDS encoding shikimate dehydrogenase → MLRTGIFGYPISHSISPPMHQAAFDHLGIDATYQAWETHPDDLGEGVRGLRDDLYLGANVTVPHKQAVMEYLDDVDDLARRIGAVNTIINRDGRLLGTNTDAEGFITSLIKTHGDINPTGLDAVLVGAGGAARAAAHALADAGIGSLTIANRTPERALALAEEIANQGVTTQAIALSDSGYAGVCRKAALLINSTSVGMLHGPAEEASPVPDGAISAGCVVYDMVYNPPDTPLLKAAESAGARIVGGLPMLVYQGAAAWSRWTGEDAPADVMFKAAEQALRLYS, encoded by the coding sequence ATGCTTCGCACGGGCATTTTCGGGTACCCGATAAGCCACTCGATCTCTCCACCCATGCATCAGGCTGCGTTCGACCACCTGGGAATTGATGCCACTTACCAGGCCTGGGAGACACATCCCGACGATCTCGGTGAGGGGGTCAGGGGTCTCCGCGATGACCTGTACCTGGGCGCAAACGTCACCGTCCCGCACAAGCAGGCAGTGATGGAGTACCTCGACGATGTGGACGACCTCGCCAGACGTATCGGCGCCGTCAACACGATCATTAACCGTGATGGCAGGCTCCTTGGGACCAACACGGACGCCGAAGGGTTCATCACGTCGCTCATCAAGACTCATGGCGATATCAACCCTACAGGACTCGACGCAGTACTCGTTGGCGCAGGAGGGGCTGCGAGGGCTGCGGCTCATGCCCTGGCAGATGCCGGCATTGGGTCGCTAACAATCGCCAACCGCACTCCAGAACGGGCACTGGCGCTTGCCGAAGAGATCGCGAATCAAGGGGTTACGACGCAAGCAATCGCACTCTCGGATTCAGGGTACGCCGGTGTGTGCCGCAAAGCCGCCCTTCTGATCAACTCGACGTCTGTCGGAATGCTTCACGGGCCTGCGGAGGAAGCCTCTCCAGTACCGGACGGGGCAATCAGCGCGGGTTGCGTGGTGTATGACATGGTGTACAACCCGCCAGACACTCCCCTGCTGAAGGCTGCGGAAAGTGCCGGGGCAAGGATTGTCGGGGGACTCCCGATGTTGGTCTACCAAGGCGCGGCAGCGTGGTCTCGGTGGACTGGCGAAGATGCTCCTGCGGACGTGATGTTCAAGGCTGCGGAACAAGCTCTAAGGTTGTATTCGTAG
- the ilvN gene encoding acetolactate synthase small subunit, protein MVTSQNGTKPEHTLTALVEDKPGVLNRITSMFRRRGYNIASLAVGPSEIPDLSRMTFVVEGDTRTTEQVSKNLNKLIDVIKVVDVDDNNSVWRELALVRVKWNTQPLSEIKAIVDIFGAKIVDTTSESLIIEVTGKSNKVNDLVDNLTGFGLQVQEVMRTGVVAMSRGSNEGDSQRRVRAERPAVKWESGSV, encoded by the coding sequence ATGGTCACCTCACAAAACGGCACAAAGCCGGAACACACTTTAACCGCTCTGGTGGAGGACAAGCCGGGAGTCCTGAACAGGATCACCAGCATGTTCCGCAGACGCGGATACAACATCGCGAGCCTCGCTGTGGGGCCAAGCGAGATTCCGGACCTCTCCAGGATGACCTTCGTTGTCGAGGGCGACACCCGCACCACCGAGCAGGTGTCCAAGAACCTGAACAAATTGATCGACGTGATAAAGGTAGTCGACGTAGATGACAACAATAGCGTCTGGCGCGAACTCGCGCTCGTCCGCGTCAAGTGGAACACTCAGCCACTCAGCGAGATAAAGGCCATAGTCGACATATTCGGGGCCAAGATCGTTGATACAACCTCCGAATCGCTGATAATCGAGGTCACCGGCAAATCAAACAAAGTGAACGACCTCGTCGACAACCTCACGGGGTTCGGCCTCCAGGTCCAGGAGGTCATGCGGACCGGGGTAGTGGCAATGAGTCGCGGTTCAAACGAAGGCGACTCACAACGCCGCGTCCGAGCCGAAAGACCAGCGGTGAAGTGGGAAAGCGGCAGCGTATAA
- a CDS encoding amidase — MPDELQFKSIRELAGMIQDGQVSPVDVTESFLSRLDELGPSYNSVVTLTGERALETARQVESDIAAGHDGGLLRGIPWGAKDLLATSGGIPTSWGAEPFRDQTFDNDATVVIRLEAAGAPLAAKVAMIELAGGMGYNQPKASLTGPPRNPWNRDRWTGGSSSGSGATVAAGLVPFAIGSETWGSILSPSNNCGLSGLRPTYGRVSRAGAMALCWTLDKLGPLCLTADDCGIVLDAIAGPDPNDPTTYPYEFTYDSNLDSARLGRKFRLGVPKDVTEGAQDAVKANFEAALEAISDVADVEEVTLPDLPYVPIVRTILMVEAASAFEDFLGEGGPQKLTAPEDHYGPYARTAILATDYVRALRLRGVMARQVDEVMSKYDALAAPTSLTTATPVDEHFRRNTSGPGDIVGAIGNGCGLPSQSVPSGFDSDGMPTGIQFMARAYDENISIALGRAYQERTDWHTRHPADLLPTG, encoded by the coding sequence ATGCCTGATGAGCTTCAGTTCAAGTCAATCAGAGAACTGGCAGGCATGATTCAGGATGGCCAGGTCTCGCCGGTAGATGTGACGGAGAGCTTCCTGTCGCGTCTCGATGAACTCGGTCCTAGCTACAACTCCGTAGTCACACTCACAGGCGAGAGGGCGCTGGAAACCGCCCGCCAGGTCGAGTCCGATATTGCTGCCGGCCACGATGGTGGACTACTCCGAGGCATTCCATGGGGCGCCAAGGACCTGCTCGCAACATCGGGTGGGATCCCGACTTCATGGGGAGCCGAACCGTTCAGGGACCAGACATTCGACAACGACGCGACCGTCGTAATTAGGCTGGAGGCGGCCGGTGCGCCACTTGCGGCGAAGGTCGCGATGATCGAGTTGGCAGGCGGCATGGGTTACAACCAGCCGAAGGCTTCTCTTACAGGCCCCCCACGCAATCCTTGGAACAGGGACCGCTGGACTGGAGGCTCCTCGAGCGGATCAGGCGCCACGGTGGCCGCGGGACTTGTCCCATTTGCCATAGGCTCTGAGACGTGGGGATCGATCCTGTCGCCGTCAAACAACTGTGGCCTATCGGGGCTGCGTCCTACCTACGGTCGTGTGAGCAGGGCGGGGGCAATGGCTCTCTGCTGGACGCTCGACAAGCTCGGTCCTTTGTGCCTGACGGCAGACGACTGCGGGATAGTGCTCGACGCCATAGCCGGGCCAGACCCGAACGACCCTACGACTTATCCGTACGAGTTCACCTACGACTCCAACCTGGATTCCGCGCGATTGGGCAGAAAGTTTAGGCTGGGTGTTCCCAAGGACGTAACTGAGGGAGCCCAGGACGCCGTAAAGGCCAACTTTGAGGCCGCCCTCGAAGCGATTTCCGATGTTGCCGACGTCGAAGAAGTGACACTACCCGATCTGCCATACGTACCGATAGTCAGGACGATACTGATGGTTGAGGCCGCCAGCGCATTCGAGGACTTCCTCGGTGAGGGCGGACCGCAGAAGCTGACCGCCCCCGAAGACCACTACGGCCCCTACGCGAGAACGGCGATTCTCGCCACGGACTATGTACGCGCTCTCAGATTGCGTGGCGTGATGGCAAGGCAAGTTGACGAGGTCATGTCCAAATACGACGCACTCGCGGCGCCCACGTCCCTCACCACCGCTACTCCAGTTGATGAGCACTTCAGACGAAACACCAGCGGGCCGGGAGACATAGTCGGCGCTATCGGAAACGGATGTGGACTACCCTCGCAGTCGGTCCCGAGTGGGTTCGACTCTGACGGGATGCCGACTGGTATCCAGTTCATGGCGCGGGCTTACGACGAAAACATCAGCATCGCACTCGGCAGGGCATACCAGGAGAGAACGGACTGGCACACTCGACATCCGGCAGATCTTCTACCTACGGGGTAA
- the leuC gene encoding 3-isopropylmalate dehydratase large subunit — translation MTAKTMFDKIWDAHVVREEEGQPSLLYVDLHLVHEVTSPQAFEGLRMAGRKVRRPDLTVATMDHNTPTWELSRPITDPIAAQQLDHLERNCNDFGVTLYDRFSPYQGIVHVIGPEQGYTQPGQVIVCGDSHTSTHGAFGAFAIGIGTSEVEHVLATQTLRQFKPKTMEIRVDGPLPTGVSAKDVILCIIGKIGVAGATGHAIEYTGEGIRQLTMEGRMTVCNMSIEGGGRAGMVAPDQTTFDYMRGRPQVPQGADFDRACEEWAKLVTDEGAEYDTVVVVQSSDIEPYVSWGTNPGMVAPVTGRVPNPSSYDDAGEKESAERALDYMGLEPDTPIQDISLDRVFIGSCTNSRIEDLRLAADVARGKKVADSVYAMVVPGSAQIKAQAEEEGLDRIFTEAGFDWRVAGCSMCLGMNPDILEPGERCASTSNRNFEGRQGNGGRTHLVSPEMAAASAIAGHFVDIREW, via the coding sequence ATGACCGCGAAGACTATGTTCGACAAGATCTGGGATGCCCATGTGGTCCGAGAGGAAGAGGGTCAGCCCAGCCTGCTGTACGTTGATCTCCACCTGGTGCACGAGGTGACGTCACCTCAGGCGTTTGAGGGACTGCGGATGGCGGGTCGAAAGGTGCGAAGGCCCGACCTCACGGTTGCGACGATGGACCACAACACGCCCACCTGGGAGTTGAGCCGTCCCATAACCGACCCGATAGCGGCCCAGCAGCTCGATCATCTCGAGCGCAACTGCAACGACTTCGGCGTTACCCTGTATGACCGGTTCAGCCCCTACCAGGGCATTGTCCACGTCATCGGCCCTGAGCAGGGCTACACTCAGCCCGGGCAGGTCATAGTCTGCGGCGACAGCCACACCTCCACGCACGGCGCATTCGGCGCATTCGCGATCGGAATCGGCACGTCGGAGGTTGAGCATGTGCTCGCGACCCAGACGCTGCGCCAATTCAAGCCCAAGACGATGGAAATCCGGGTGGATGGTCCGCTGCCGACGGGCGTCTCCGCGAAGGACGTAATCCTCTGCATCATCGGTAAGATCGGCGTTGCTGGAGCCACCGGTCACGCTATCGAGTACACCGGCGAGGGCATCCGGCAGCTTACCATGGAAGGCCGCATGACGGTCTGCAATATGTCCATAGAAGGCGGTGGACGCGCCGGGATGGTCGCTCCCGACCAGACCACGTTCGACTACATGAGGGGCAGACCCCAGGTGCCGCAGGGTGCGGACTTCGACCGCGCCTGCGAGGAGTGGGCCAAGCTCGTAACCGATGAAGGTGCTGAGTACGACACTGTCGTCGTGGTCCAGTCATCAGACATTGAGCCGTACGTCTCATGGGGAACCAACCCTGGAATGGTAGCCCCTGTCACGGGTCGCGTACCGAATCCCAGCTCCTACGACGATGCGGGTGAGAAGGAGTCAGCGGAGCGGGCGCTGGACTACATGGGCCTTGAGCCAGACACGCCAATCCAGGACATTAGTCTCGACAGGGTGTTTATTGGTTCGTGCACGAACTCCCGAATCGAGGACCTGCGCCTGGCCGCCGACGTGGCCCGTGGCAAGAAGGTCGCCGACAGCGTGTACGCGATGGTCGTACCGGGTTCCGCACAGATCAAGGCACAGGCCGAAGAGGAGGGACTGGACCGCATCTTCACCGAGGCAGGATTCGACTGGCGCGTAGCGGGCTGCTCGATGTGCCTTGGCATGAATCCCGACATCCTGGAGCCGGGCGAACGATGCGCTTCGACCTCCAACCGCAACTTTGAGGGTCGCCAGGGCAATGGTGGTCGCACTCACCTCGTCAGCCCCGAAATGGCCGCCGCCTCAGCGATCGCCGGACACTTCGTTGACATCAGGGAGTGGTAG
- a CDS encoding 2-isopropylmalate synthase, with product MPDEKVMIFDTTLRDGEQSAGIGLTTPEKMEIAKQLERLGVDIIEAGFAASSPGDFEAVRAIAAEVRKPIIASLARCYIPDVDAAWGAIKDAARPRIHVFISSSDVQIMHQLRRNPEQVLDMAVASVERAKEYCDDVEFSPMDSTRTDIEYLYTMLEAVIEAGATTINIADTVGYTIPAEFYNRLSLIKQNVPNIDKAVMSVHCHNDLGMSVANSLAAVLAGARQVEGCINGLGERAGNAALEEIIMAIETRPDLFDVGTNIDTRQIYRTSRLVSDITGFPVQPNKAVVGANAFRHASGIHQDGVLKDRSTFEIMDPKSVGWPSNELVLGKLSGRAGLRSRLEELGYSLEQAELDEAFEAFKDLADKKREVSDADLVSLMSSRRRRVDVPAVYKLEHVQVTSGNHDVPTATVSIEGPDGDMMTDAATGTGPVDAVYKAINRIVHVDNTLTEFRVDAVTEGIDAIGDVTIRIEADGSVYIGRGSDTDIIVASAKAYMNALNRLVSVSDATVAVTDPSP from the coding sequence ATGCCAGACGAAAAAGTAATGATATTTGACACCACCCTGCGAGACGGCGAGCAGTCTGCGGGCATCGGGCTGACCACGCCCGAGAAGATGGAGATCGCAAAGCAGCTCGAACGGCTCGGCGTGGACATCATCGAAGCCGGGTTTGCTGCGAGTTCGCCGGGTGACTTCGAGGCCGTGCGGGCGATCGCGGCCGAGGTCCGAAAGCCAATAATCGCGTCGCTGGCTCGATGCTACATTCCTGACGTTGACGCAGCGTGGGGCGCGATCAAAGACGCGGCGCGGCCACGGATCCACGTCTTCATCTCGAGCTCAGACGTTCAGATCATGCATCAGCTCAGGCGCAATCCTGAGCAGGTACTCGATATGGCAGTCGCCTCAGTCGAGCGTGCAAAGGAGTACTGCGACGATGTCGAGTTCTCCCCAATGGACTCGACACGCACCGACATCGAGTACCTGTACACGATGCTCGAAGCCGTCATCGAGGCTGGCGCCACTACGATTAACATTGCCGACACTGTCGGATACACGATTCCGGCAGAGTTCTATAACCGCCTCAGTCTGATAAAGCAGAACGTTCCGAACATAGACAAGGCGGTAATGAGCGTGCATTGCCACAACGACCTTGGCATGTCCGTGGCTAACAGCCTGGCAGCAGTGCTCGCAGGCGCGCGCCAGGTGGAAGGCTGCATCAACGGCCTGGGCGAGCGAGCCGGCAACGCCGCACTCGAAGAGATCATAATGGCGATCGAGACTCGCCCCGACCTGTTCGACGTCGGCACGAACATTGACACCCGACAGATCTATCGCACCAGCAGACTGGTGAGCGACATCACCGGCTTCCCTGTGCAGCCGAACAAGGCCGTCGTAGGTGCTAACGCCTTCAGACATGCCTCTGGAATCCACCAGGACGGCGTCCTGAAGGACCGGAGCACCTTCGAGATTATGGACCCGAAGTCGGTTGGCTGGCCCAGCAATGAGCTGGTCCTCGGTAAACTGAGCGGCAGGGCAGGGCTGAGGTCTCGCCTCGAGGAACTCGGATACTCCCTGGAACAGGCCGAATTGGACGAGGCGTTCGAGGCGTTCAAGGACCTTGCGGACAAGAAGCGCGAGGTAAGCGACGCCGATCTTGTCTCTCTGATGTCGAGCCGCCGCCGCCGTGTGGATGTCCCGGCCGTCTATAAGCTCGAGCATGTGCAGGTCACATCCGGCAATCACGATGTTCCGACGGCAACTGTGAGCATCGAAGGTCCTGATGGCGACATGATGACCGACGCGGCTACAGGAACAGGCCCGGTGGACGCCGTCTACAAGGCGATAAATCGGATCGTCCACGTCGACAACACCCTGACTGAGTTCCGTGTGGATGCCGTCACGGAAGGCATTGACGCCATAGGAGATGTAACCATTCGCATCGAGGCGGACGGCAGCGTCTACATAGGCCGCGGTTCGGATACCGACATCATCGTCGCAAGCGCAAAGGCGTACATGAACGCGCTGAACCGGCTGGTGAGCGTGAGCGATGCGACGGTTGCGGTTACCGATCCGTCCCCGTAA
- a CDS encoding amidohydrolase family protein codes for MSHSLVIKGGRVIDPESGLDAIRNVGMTGGRIESITDAELQGDETIDATGMVVAPGFIDLHSHGQDHENYEIQARDGVTTALELEVGAGDIDAWYAEREGQAVVNFGASVGHIPVRIDVMNDPGDFLPVADAAFREATSDELSQIKQGIEKGLESGALAVGFGLDYTRGCSRWEALEVFRVAAKYGAPCHVHIRGKGYHEPMSSIEAAGEVIAASAISGAPLHIVHVQSTGLDATGATLGMVQGAREQGLDVTTECYPYTAGMTAIDSALFSEGWQDKYGISYDSLQWADTGERLTASTFAEYRETGGMVIVHSTPQDAVDTAVTSPLTAIATDGFLRNGKGHPRTSGTYSLILGRYVRERKLLSLRNALAKCSLMPAQRLENRAPAFASKGRIRPGMDADVVVFDADRVIDHSTYEEPTLAPTGIEYVVVGGRAVVEAGKVVEGALPGVGLRAR; via the coding sequence ATGTCCCACAGTCTAGTTATCAAGGGCGGCAGGGTAATCGATCCGGAGTCGGGTCTGGACGCGATTCGGAATGTCGGAATGACCGGAGGCCGCATCGAGTCCATAACCGACGCAGAACTACAGGGCGACGAGACCATCGATGCAACTGGCATGGTCGTAGCCCCTGGCTTCATCGACCTGCACTCCCACGGACAGGACCATGAGAACTACGAGATCCAGGCCCGTGACGGTGTTACGACAGCACTGGAGCTTGAGGTGGGTGCGGGCGACATCGACGCCTGGTACGCCGAGCGTGAGGGTCAAGCCGTCGTTAACTTCGGGGCAAGTGTGGGTCATATTCCTGTCAGAATCGACGTGATGAACGATCCTGGCGACTTTCTGCCGGTGGCTGATGCTGCGTTTAGGGAGGCTACTTCCGACGAGCTTAGTCAGATAAAGCAGGGCATAGAGAAAGGTCTCGAAAGCGGAGCCCTCGCTGTGGGATTCGGCCTGGACTACACACGGGGCTGCTCGAGATGGGAGGCGCTGGAGGTCTTCAGGGTCGCGGCCAAGTATGGCGCCCCGTGCCACGTCCACATCCGGGGCAAGGGCTATCACGAACCGATGAGTAGTATCGAGGCTGCAGGCGAGGTAATCGCTGCCTCCGCGATATCAGGAGCCCCGCTTCACATCGTGCACGTCCAGAGCACAGGTCTGGATGCAACGGGTGCCACACTGGGAATGGTTCAGGGGGCTCGCGAGCAGGGCCTGGACGTTACCACCGAGTGTTACCCCTATACTGCCGGGATGACCGCAATTGACTCGGCACTGTTCAGCGAGGGCTGGCAGGACAAGTACGGCATCAGCTACGACAGCCTCCAATGGGCGGACACCGGCGAGCGCCTCACAGCATCTACGTTTGCTGAGTATCGCGAGACTGGCGGCATGGTCATCGTTCACTCGACTCCGCAGGACGCAGTGGACACCGCTGTCACGAGTCCTCTCACCGCCATTGCTACCGACGGCTTCCTCCGGAATGGTAAGGGTCATCCGAGAACGTCTGGCACCTATTCCCTGATTCTCGGTCGCTATGTGCGGGAGCGGAAGCTGCTTTCGCTGAGAAACGCGCTGGCCAAATGCTCGCTAATGCCGGCCCAGAGACTTGAGAACAGGGCTCCGGCCTTCGCCTCGAAGGGGAGGATCAGACCAGGCATGGATGCTGACGTTGTCGTCTTCGATGCGGACAGGGTGATTGACCACTCCACCTATGAAGAGCCGACACTGGCACCCACCGGGATAGAGTACGTGGTCGTTGGAGGAAGGGCCGTCGTCGAGGCTGGCAAGGTGGTTGAAGGGGCTCTGCCCGGGGTCGGATTAAGGGCTCGTTAA
- the ilvC gene encoding ketol-acid reductoisomerase translates to MANIYYENDANMSLLEDKTIGIIGYGSQGHAHALNLHDSGLDVMVGLYEGSRSWETAESNGLKVGLVEETARESDVIMVLIPDHIQAEVYRESILPHLLPGKTLMFAHGFNIHYEWIVPPDSVDVSMVAPKAPGHRMREVYTRGSGVPGLLAVHQDVTGNASDLGLAYARGVGCTRAGVLETTFKEETETDLFGEQAVLCGGVAELVKTAFETLIEAGYQPESAYFECMHELKLIVDLFYQGGLEYMRYSVSDTAEYGDYTRGPVVIDERVKDNMQKILADIQDGSFAREWIAENDEGRPTFNRLRQENAGHPIEVVGKELRGMMSFLQDAD, encoded by the coding sequence ATGGCGAACATCTACTACGAGAACGACGCGAATATGTCGCTGCTCGAGGACAAGACAATCGGGATCATCGGCTATGGCAGCCAGGGTCACGCCCACGCGCTCAACCTGCATGACTCGGGACTCGACGTGATGGTCGGGCTCTATGAGGGCAGCCGCAGTTGGGAGACTGCCGAGTCTAACGGGCTCAAGGTTGGTCTGGTCGAGGAGACCGCCCGCGAGTCGGATGTCATCATGGTGCTGATTCCCGACCACATACAGGCTGAGGTCTACAGGGAGTCCATCCTGCCGCATCTGTTGCCCGGCAAGACGCTGATGTTTGCCCACGGTTTCAACATTCACTACGAATGGATAGTCCCGCCCGACAGCGTCGACGTGTCAATGGTCGCGCCCAAGGCTCCCGGTCACAGGATGCGCGAGGTATACACTCGTGGATCAGGGGTTCCGGGGCTGCTGGCGGTCCACCAGGACGTAACCGGCAATGCGTCAGATCTCGGACTCGCCTATGCAAGGGGAGTCGGCTGCACCAGGGCAGGCGTCCTTGAGACCACTTTCAAGGAAGAGACAGAGACTGACCTGTTCGGTGAGCAGGCAGTACTCTGCGGCGGAGTCGCCGAACTCGTTAAGACGGCGTTCGAGACCCTCATCGAGGCCGGTTACCAGCCAGAATCGGCATACTTCGAGTGCATGCACGAGCTGAAGCTCATCGTGGACCTGTTCTACCAGGGTGGTCTCGAGTACATGCGCTACTCGGTAAGCGATACGGCAGAGTACGGCGACTACACTCGCGGCCCGGTCGTGATCGACGAACGGGTCAAGGACAATATGCAGAAGATTCTCGCAGACATCCAGGACGGCAGCTTCGCTCGCGAATGGATCGCTGAGAACGACGAAGGCCGCCCGACCTTCAACCGTTTGCGCCAGGAGAACGCCGGTCACCCGATAGAAGTGGTCGGCAAAGAGCTCCGCGGAATGATGTCATTCCTTCAGGACGCAGACTAG
- a CDS encoding peptidase E translates to MGSIVAIGGGDVSTLVTEPIDVEIIKLSGSSNPNALFIPTASSDSVENWEGFDRAYRESYGCATDVLYLLGKAPSSESVAQKIDWADIIYVGGGNTLKMMRRWRRLGVDDLLSSAYSEGVVLCGVSAGAICWFDRGHSDSMSFYSPDDWNYIAVTGMGLLSGLACPHYNGETAGVPRRQDFHEMLRRKGGNGLAIDNDCAVAFTSDGYRVVAANPESGAYSLHVQRGEVVERALPVTSGYHPMQSLYER, encoded by the coding sequence ATGGGAAGCATCGTTGCAATAGGTGGCGGAGACGTCAGCACACTGGTAACCGAGCCCATTGACGTGGAGATTATCAAGCTATCAGGCTCATCGAACCCAAACGCCCTGTTCATCCCGACAGCAAGTAGCGATTCGGTTGAGAACTGGGAAGGATTCGACAGGGCGTATCGCGAGAGCTATGGGTGCGCCACTGACGTGCTCTACCTGCTGGGTAAAGCGCCCTCGTCGGAGTCTGTAGCCCAGAAGATCGACTGGGCCGACATCATCTACGTCGGAGGTGGCAACACCCTCAAGATGATGCGCAGATGGCGCAGATTGGGAGTCGACGATCTGCTCAGTTCCGCATACTCAGAAGGGGTGGTCCTCTGTGGCGTGAGCGCTGGCGCGATCTGTTGGTTCGACCGCGGGCACAGCGACTCGATGTCCTTCTACAGCCCTGACGACTGGAACTACATAGCCGTCACAGGCATGGGACTCTTGAGCGGACTGGCGTGCCCTCACTACAACGGCGAAACTGCCGGGGTACCCAGAAGACAGGACTTCCACGAAATGCTGAGACGAAAGGGCGGAAACGGGCTTGCCATCGACAACGATTGCGCCGTCGCGTTCACGTCAGACGGCTACAGGGTAGTCGCCGCGAACCCCGAATCCGGCGCCTACTCACTCCATGTCCAGCGAGGCGAAGTCGTCGAGCGCGCGCTGCCGGTTACCTCTGGCTATCACCCAATGCAATCCCTCTACGAAAGGTAA
- the ilvB gene encoding biosynthetic-type acetolactate synthase large subunit, with product MRRNGGQIVCEALLREGVDVIFGLPGGAILPLYQILPEFPELRHILVRHEQGAAHAADGYARVTGRPGVAWATSGPGATNLVTGIATAQMDSVPMVVVTGQVGRAAIGSDAFQETDITGITLPITKHNYLVMHASEIAGVIKEAFHIASTGRPGPVLVDIPKDVFTEEVDVEWPDEIDLPGYKPNLQGHSGMIRRAANLINEAERPVILAGHGVILSQAFDELRELAEKAQIPVVPTLLGLSGFPDDHVLCVGMPGMHGMAYASLAIEEADLLIALGMRFDDRITGDTSSFATGSKKIHVDVDPSEIGKNIPVDVPIVGDVKRVLVDLNKRVQPSTHIDWLNRIEELKRDHPSMLVRETDKLIPQYVIKEISEATNGEAIVVTGVGQHQMWAAQHYSYNEPRSLVSSGGAGSMGYEVPGAMGAQVGRPDKVVWSVAGDGGFQMTMCEIATMVENHIPVKIAILNNGFLGMVRQWQEIFYNSSYVATGYSANPDFVKLAEAFGAFGARVTDKSQVRSTIMEAMAFDGPAIVDFVVEQEENVYPMIPAGMSVREMIEEPRPQEART from the coding sequence ATGCGACGCAATGGCGGCCAGATAGTTTGTGAAGCCCTTCTAAGGGAAGGCGTTGATGTTATTTTCGGCCTTCCGGGAGGCGCGATTCTGCCCCTTTACCAGATCCTTCCCGAATTTCCAGAGCTCCGGCACATCCTTGTTCGTCACGAGCAGGGAGCAGCGCACGCAGCCGACGGGTATGCGCGCGTAACCGGACGCCCCGGTGTCGCGTGGGCAACCTCAGGCCCTGGCGCCACCAATCTCGTCACAGGGATTGCGACGGCGCAGATGGACTCCGTACCGATGGTAGTAGTCACCGGACAGGTTGGAAGGGCGGCGATCGGGTCTGACGCCTTCCAGGAGACTGACATCACTGGAATCACGCTCCCGATCACCAAGCACAACTACCTGGTGATGCACGCCTCCGAGATCGCCGGAGTTATAAAAGAAGCGTTCCACATAGCCAGCACCGGCAGGCCCGGCCCCGTTCTGGTTGACATTCCGAAGGATGTTTTCACGGAAGAAGTAGACGTGGAGTGGCCAGACGAGATAGATCTGCCAGGCTATAAGCCGAACCTGCAGGGCCACAGCGGTATGATCCGCCGCGCGGCAAACCTGATCAACGAGGCAGAGCGCCCGGTAATTCTTGCTGGACACGGTGTAATCCTGTCTCAGGCCTTTGATGAGCTTCGAGAACTTGCAGAAAAGGCACAGATTCCCGTGGTTCCGACCCTGCTGGGGTTAAGCGGCTTCCCTGACGACCATGTTCTGTGCGTGGGTATGCCTGGGATGCACGGCATGGCTTACGCTAGCCTGGCGATCGAGGAAGCAGATCTTCTCATCGCGTTGGGCATGCGCTTCGACGACAGGATCACGGGCGACACTTCGTCTTTCGCGACGGGTTCGAAGAAGATCCACGTCGACGTGGACCCAAGCGAGATAGGCAAGAATATCCCCGTTGACGTGCCCATTGTCGGCGACGTCAAGAGGGTGCTGGTCGACCTCAACAAGAGGGTGCAGCCTTCGACGCATATCGACTGGCTCAACAGGATCGAAGAGTTGAAGCGAGATCACCCTTCGATGCTCGTAAGGGAGACCGACAAACTAATCCCCCAGTACGTTATCAAGGAGATTTCCGAGGCGACAAATGGCGAAGCGATAGTTGTGACGGGGGTTGGTCAGCACCAGATGTGGGCTGCTCAGCACTACTCGTACAACGAGCCGCGCTCGCTGGTCTCTTCTGGCGGAGCCGGCTCGATGGGATACGAAGTGCCTGGCGCAATGGGCGCGCAGGTGGGACGCCCCGACAAGGTGGTCTGGTCGGTGGCAGGCGACGGCGGATTCCAGATGACCATGTGCGAGATTGCGACCATGGTTGAGAACCACATCCCCGTCAAGATTGCCATCCTGAATAACGGCTTCCTGGGAATGGTGAGGCAGTGGCAAGAGATATTCTATAACAGCTCCTACGTGGCAACCGGCTACAGCGCTAATCCCGACTTCGTCAAGTTGGCTGAGGCATTCGGGGCTTTTGGAGCCCGGGTTACCGACAAGTCCCAGGTCAGGTCCACGATCATGGAAGCGATGGCCTTTGACGGCCCTGCCATAGTCGACTTCGTAGTCGAGCAGGAAGAGAACGTCTACCCGATGATCCCCGCTGGAATGTCTGTACGGGAGATGATAGAGGAGCCGCGTCCTCAGGAGGCCCGAACATAG